Proteins encoded in a region of the Populus nigra chromosome 3, ddPopNigr1.1, whole genome shotgun sequence genome:
- the LOC133688257 gene encoding RNA-binding protein 208-like isoform X1 → MYHQHHHPALVAAAMSQMEPIPGGNLPPGFDSSSCRSVYVGNIHVNVTDKLLAEVFATAGPLAGCKLIRKDKSSYGFVDYHDRSSAALAIMTLHGRQLYGEALKVNWAYASGQREDTSGHFHIFVGDLSPEVTDATLYACFSVFPSCSDARVMWDHKTGRSKGYGFVSFRNQQEAQSAINDLTGKWLGNRQIRCNWATKGVGSNEDKQNSDTQNAVVLTNGSSAGSQENTNEEAPENNPAYTTVYVGNLSHVVTQAELHGNFHALGAGVIEEVRVQRDKGFGFVRYNTHEEAAFAIQMGNGKIVCGKPMKCSWGSKPTPPGTASNPLPPPAQPYQIAPSTGINQGYSAADLLAYQRQLALSQAAASGLSGQALVQLTGQHGLSAASMGLSSSGSQALYDGYPNSLAAAQQLMYYR, encoded by the exons ATGTATCATCAGCATCACCATCCCGCCCTCGTCGCCGCTGCCATGTCTCag ATGGAGCCCATCCCCGGTGGGAATCTGCCTCCTGGTTTTGATTCTTCTTCTTGTCGCAGCGT TTATGTTGGAAATATTCATGTCAACGTCACTGACAAACTTCTTGCTGAAGTTTTCGCCACTGCCGGCCCTCTTGCTGGATGCAAACTCATCAGGAAGGATAAg TCATCATACGGTTTTGTGGACTACCATGACCGATCATCTGCAGCACTTGCAATAATGACATTGCATGGACGCCAACT TTACGGTGAGGCACTTAAAGTGAATTGGGCATATGCCAGCGGCCAAAGAGAGGACACATCAG GGCATTTCCACATATTTGTTGGTGATTTGAGTCCAGAGGTTACTGATGCAACTTTATATGCGTGCTTCTCAGTCTTTCCTAGTTGCTC TGACGCAAGGGTCATGTGGGATCACAAAACTGGACGCTCAAAAGGATATGGCTTTGTTTCATTCCGTAATCAGCAG GAGGCACAAAGTGCTATTAATGACTTAACTG GTAAATGGCTTGGAAACAGGCAGATAAGATGCAATTGGGCAACTAAAGGTGTTGGTTCCAATGAAGATAAGCAAAACAGTGATACCCAAAATGCAGTTGTTCTTACTAATGGATCTTCAG CAGGAAGTCAGGAAAACACTAATGAGGAGGCTCCTGAAAACAATCCTGCATATACCACTGTCTATGTCGGCAATCTTTCTCATGTG GTTACTCAAGCTGAGCTGCATGGTAATTTTCATGCCCTTGGGGCTGGAGTAATTGAGGAGGTGCGTGTCCAGAGAGATAAAGGTTTTGGATTTGTTAGATACAACACTCATGAAGAAGCAGCCTTCGCCATTCAAATGGGCAATGGAAAGATAGTTTGTGGAAAGCCCATGAAG TGCTCATGGGGTAGCAAGCCAACCCCTCCAGGAACTGCTTCAAATCCATTGCCACCTCCAGCTCAACCATATCAGATCGCTCCATCAACTGGTATAAACCAAGGCTACTCTGCAGCTGATTTGTTGGCCTATCAGCGCCAACTTGCCTTAAGCCAGGCAGCTGCATCTGGCCTTTCAGGCCAAGCTCTTGTACAGCTGACCGGACAACATGGCCTATCTGCAGCTTCAATGGGCTTGAGCTCCAGTGGGTCCCAAGCTCTGTATGATGGGTATCCTAACAGTTTGGCAGCAGCTCAGCAGCTCATGTATTACCGTTAA
- the LOC133688142 gene encoding U-box domain-containing protein 35-like — MWMPRSMPEKRNGGNGLIAVAIDKDKGSQIALKWTIDNLLVKGQTVILIHVNLKSSLSSYYASPRLNQISDSNGTSSPDSKDLFLPFRCFCTRKDINCKDVVLEDTDVAKALIEYVTQTAIETLIVGASAKGGFLRFKATDVAGSVLKGAPDFCTVYVIAKGKIQSMRAASRSSPVNSSLHNQLNQNSTTPASMDAHTPRTRVKRAEKPPLELPRKSVGDTESFRSPFTRRGLTGKSYGELSVPDTDISFVSSGRPSIDRIFPAFYDNTETSRTPPRLSNFSDIDSNYSFESLHHGRKSLDQGGFSPELSTFSNESDQMPSAADDVEAEMRRLKLELKQTMEMYSSACREALTAKQKTRELQRWKIEEEQKLEEARLAEEAALAIAEKEKAKSKAAIEAAEAAQRIAELESQKRINAEMKARKEAEEKRKALDALANSDVRYRRYSIEEIEAATDYFSQSLKIGEGGYGPVYKCYLDHTPVAIKVLRPDAAQGRSQFQQEVEVLCCIRHPNMVLLLGACPEYGCLVYEFMANGSLEDRLFCRGKSPPLSWQLRFRIAAEIGTGLLFLHQTKPEPLVHRDLKPANILLDRNFVSKISDVGLARLVPPSVADNVTQYRMTSTAGTFCYIDPEYQQTGMLGIKSDIYSLGIMFLQVLTAKPAMGLTHHVDRALEKGTFAQMLDPAVPDWPIEEATLFAKLSLKCAELRRKDRPDLGKVVLPELKRMRAFAEESMHHHSWSSTSPVARSPKFSQVSMQLNDHPSSRSEVSSRSPSSLA, encoded by the exons ATGTGGATGCCAAGGTCTATGCCAGAGAAAAGGAATGGAGGAAATGGATTAATTGCAGTGGCAATAGACAAGGATAAAGGCAGCCAAATCGCCCTCAAATGGACTATTGACAATCTTTTGGTGAAAGGGCAGACTGTTATTCTCATCCATGTCAATCTCAAATCATCTTTATCTTCATATTATGCTTCCCCAA GGCTGAACCAAATTTCTGATTCCAATGGCACATCCAGTCCCGATTCCAAGGATTTGTTCCTTCCTTTCCGCTGTTTCTGCACACGTAAAGAT ATTAACTGCAAGGATGTCGTACTGGAAGACACGGATGTCGCAAAAGCATTAATTGAATACGTTACCCAGACTGCAATTGAGACTTTGATTGTTGGTGCGTCGGCAAAAGGAGGCTTTCTTAG ATTCAAAGCAACAGATGTCGCAGGCAGCGTGTTAAAGGGGGCACCAGATTTTTGCACTGTATATGTTATAGCCAAAGGGAAGATACAATCCATGCGGGCTGCCTCCCGTTCTTCACCAGTTAACTCTTCATTGCATAACCAACTCAACCAAAACAGCACAACACCAGCTTCTATGGATGCACATACCCCCCGTACTCGTGTTAAAAGAG CTGAGAAGCCACCACTGGAGCTACCTCGAAAATCAGTTGGCGATACAGAATCCTTCAG GTCACCATTCACCAGGAGAGGTTTAACTGGAAAATCATATGGTGAACTCTCGGTTCCAGATACTGATATATCCTTTGTCAGCTCCGGCAGACCAAGCATTGACCGCATATTTCCAGCATTTTATGACAACACTGAAACAAGCCGCACCCCTCCACGGCTGTCAAACTTCTCTGACATTGACAGCAACTATAGCTTTGAATCACTGCACCATGGAAGGAAGTCACTGGATCAAGGTGGCTTTTCACCTGAATTATCAACCTTCTCAAATGAAAGTGACCAGATGCCATCAGCTGCG GATGATGTGGAGGCGGAAATGAGAAGGCTGAAGCTGGAGCTCAAGCAAACAATGGAAATGTACAGTTCCGCCTGCAGAGAAGCACTCACTGCAAAGCAAAAG ACAAGAGAGCTCCAGCGCTGGAAAATAGAAGAAGAGCAGAAATTGGAAGAAGCCCGACTAGCTGAGGAAGCTGCATTGGCAAttgcagaaaaggaaaaagcCAAGTCCAAAGCAGCAATTGAGGCTGCAGAAGCAGCTCAGAGAATCGCTGAGCTGGAATCACAAAAAAGGATTAATGCAGAAATGAAAGCACGCAAAGAagcagaagagaagagaaaggccCTAGATGCTCTAGCAAATTCTGATGTCAGATACAGGAGATACTCAATCGAAGAAATTGAAGCTGCAACAGATTACTTTTCTCAGTCTCTTAAGATTGGAGAAGGGGGTTATGGTCCAGTATACAAGTGTTATCTGGACCACACACCCGTAGCAATTAAGGTTTTACGTCCAGACGCAGCTCAAGGAAGGTCGCAGTTTCAGCAAGAG GTTGAGGTATTGTGCTGCATAAGGCACCCTAACATGGTTCTCCTCCTGGGAGCCTGCCCTGAGTATGGATGCTTAGTATATGAGTTCATGGCCAATGGAAGCTTAGAAGACCGTCTCTTTTGCAGAGGAAAATCTCCACCTTTGTCATGGCAGCTAAGGTTTCGAATTGCAGCTGAAATTGGCACCGGCTTGCTGTTCCTCCACCAAACTAAACCCGAGCCACTCGTACACCGTGATCTAAAACCTGCCAACATCTTGCTTGACCGCAACTTTGTGAGCAAGATCAGTGATGTAGGGTTGGCCAGGCTAGTCCCACCATCAGTTGCTGACAATGTGACTCAATACCGCATGACATCCACAGCTGGCACTTTCTGCTATATAGATCCTGAGTATCAGCAAACAGGCATGCTAGGCATAAAGTCAGATATATACTCTCTAGGGATCATGTTTCTACAAGTATTAACAGCGAAGCCGGCAATGGGACTGACCCACCATGTTGACAGGGCACTTGAAAAGGGCACTTTTGCTCAGATGCTGGATCCAGCAGTGCCTGATTGGCCAATTGAAGAGGCAACATTGTTTGCCAAGCTATCTCTCAAGTGTGCAGAGTTAAGGCGGAAAGACAGGCCTGATCTAGGCAAGGTTGTCCTGCCAGAACTTAAGAGAATGAGAGCATTTGCTGAAGAAAGTATGCACCACCACTCATGGTCATCAACTAGTCCAGTTGCACGCTCTCCAAAGTTTAGCCAAGTTTCAATGCAGCTA AATGACCATCCTTCTTCAAGATCCGAAGTAAGCTCAAGAAGCCCTTCATCCCTTGCATGA
- the LOC133688198 gene encoding probable LRR receptor-like serine/threonine-protein kinase At4g31250 — MARYKVAYWHLMLLLFYIMVTACQFFVTSHGAITDAEILVNFKNSLSTNSLLSNWNVSGNPPCNGSTNNWVGLRCNGDGTIDKLQLENMGLTGTINIDILTQLSKLRTLSFMNNSLEGSMPQVKKLGPLKNLFLSNNSFSGKIAEDAFDGMNSLREVHLAHNEFTGGIPRSLVSAQKLTKLSLEGNQLDGKLPGFPQENLTVFNAADNNFEGQIPASLAHFSPSSFTGNTGLCGKPLPACKSSKKKTMMIIVVTVVAVVALSAIVAFSCICCRTAKTPEFNYSKKKIAMNGVGKKEIQSSDQFGDGKAVDNGQLHFVRYDRGRFDLQDLLKASAEVLGSGTLGSSYKTVLSDGPSMVVKRFRHMSNVGNEEFHEHMRKLGTLSHPNLLPLVAYYYRKEEKLLVSDLIENGSLASRLHAKRAPGKPWLDWPTRLKIVKGVARGLVYLYKEFPTLALPHGHLKSSNVLLDDTFEPLLTDYALVPLVNRDHAQQVMVAYKSPEFTHSDRTTRKTDVWSLGILILEILTGKFPENYLMQGRGGDADLATWVNSVVREEWTGEVFDMDIMRTKNCEKEMLKLLKTGMCCCEWNMENRWDLKEAVAKIEELKERDNDNDDFSNSYASEVYSSRAMTDDDFSFSVNG; from the exons ATGGCTCGTTATAAGGTAGCATATTGGCACCTGATGCTGCTGCTATTTTACATCATGGTCACGGCTTGCCAATTCTTTGTCACATCACATGGTGCAATTACTGATGCTGAAATCCTTGTCAACTTCAAGAACTCTTTGTCTACAAACTCCTTGCTAAGCAATTGGAACGTGTCAGGCAATCCTCCGTGCAATGGTAGCACCAATAATTGGGTTGGTTTGCGTTGCAATGGTGATGGCACCATCGATAAGTTGCAACTTGAGAATATGGGCTTAACGGGCACCATCAACATAGACATCTTGACGCAATTGTCAAAGTTGAGAACATTAAGCTTCATGAATAATAGCTTGGAGGGTTCCATGCCTCAAGTGAAAAAACTTGGCCCCttgaaaaacttgtttttgtctAACAACAGTTTCTCAGGTAAAATTGCCGAGGATGCATTTGATGGCATGAATTCATTGAGGGAAGTTCATTTGGCACACAATGAGTTTACTGGTGGAATTCCAAGATCACTTGTTTCCGCGCAGAAACTAACAAAGTTGAGTCTTGAAGGGAATCAACTTGATGGGAAGTTACCTGGCTTTCCTCAAGAAAACTTGACTGTGTTTAATGCTGCAGATAACAATTTCGAGGGTCAGATTCCTGCTAGTCTTGCTCACTTCAGTCCAAGCTCTTTCACAG GGAATACAGGGTTATGTGGAAAGCCACTGCCTGCGTGCAAATCATCCAAGAAAAAGACCATGATGATAATTGTGGTTACTGTTGTAGCTGTGGTTGCATTATCTGCTATTGTTGCCTTTTCCTGCATCTGTTGCCGCACAGCCAAAACACCCGAATTCAACTattccaaaaagaaaattgcCATGAATGGCGTTGGAAAAAAGGAAATTCAATCATCAGATCAGTTTGGTGATGGAAAAGCGGTTGATAATGGGCAGTTGCATTTTGTAAGATATGATAGGGGTAGATTTGACTTGCAAGACCTTCTTAAGGCCTCTGCTGAAGTCTTGGGCAGTGGTACTCTTGGTTCATCTTACAAGACAGTTCTTTCGGATGGACCTTCTATGGTTGTGAAGAGGTTTAGGCATATGAGTAACGTAGGGAATGAAGAATTTCATGAGCACATGAGAAAGTTGGGAACATTGTCACACCCTAACTTGCTCCCTCTAGTGGCATACTACtacagaaaagaagagaagctTTTGGTTTCTGACTTGATTGAAAATGGCAGCTTGGCTTCTCGTCTTCATG CCAAGCGTGCTCCGGGAAAACCATGGCTTGACTGGCCTACACGGCTGAAGATTGTCAAAGGAGTTGCCAGGGGGTTGGTCTATCTCTACAAAGAGTTCCCAACATTAGCTCTGCCTCATGGTCACCTAAAATCCTCCAATGTGCTTCTAGATGATACATTCGAGCCCCTCTTGACAGATTATGCTCTAGTTCCTTTGGTTAATAGAGACCATGCTCAACAAGTTATGGTTGCCTACAAGTCACCTGAATTCACTCACTCTGACCGCACTACAAGGAAGACTGATGTGTGGAGTCTTGGTATACTAATTCTGGAAATCTTGACAGGCAAGTTCCCTGAAAATTATCTAATGCAAGGCAGGGGTGGCGATGCAGATTTGgcaacttgggttaactcagTTGTTAGAGAAGAGTGGACAGGAGAGGTATTTGATATGGATATAATGAGGACTAAGAATTGTGAGAAAGAGATGCTAAAGCTGTTGAAAACTGGGATGTGCTGCTGTGAATGGAATATGGAGAACAGGTGGGATTTGAAGGAGGCTGTAGCCAAAATTGAGGAATTGAAGGAGAGAGACAATGACAATGATGACTTCAGTAATTCCTATGCAAGTGAAGTCTATTCTTCTAGAGCAATGACTGATGATGATTTCTCTTTCTCTGTCAATGGTTGA
- the LOC133688199 gene encoding probable nucleoredoxin 3 gives MAGLDGQAKFVEGSDFVAILSSQGIDYLLSGEGKVPLSSCDCKVICLFFSANWCRPCKAFAPQLVKIYNSLRGTGKKLEIVFISFDRDEDGFKEHFKCMPWLAVPFEVNLHRHLSDIYHVNRIPSCISLGSDGISVEEDMIGLIEDFGAEAFPFTRERFDELRSIDDAKRQGGKLQQLLAHEGRNYVLSGDTRKIFVSELVGKTIGLYFGAHWCPPSRAFTTQLIQNYNEIITTNDGCFEIILVSTDRDLKEFNTNLSNMPWLAIPYEDRTRQDLCRIFNIKGIPALVIIGQDGKIISTDGKAMISLYGAKAFPFTESRITEIEATLKEEGDALPRQVKDIKHQHALKLDMAKAYVCDCCNGQGKFWAFSCDVCDYDLHPACVEEACSDCLMKVGDINSTA, from the exons ATGGCAGGGCTTGATGGTCAAGCTAAATTTGTTGAGGGCAGTGACTTCGTGGCCATCTTATCATCTCAAGGGATAGATTATCTTTTATCTGGTGAAGGAAAG GTGCCCTTGTCATCATGTGATTGTAAGGTAATTTGCCTCTTCTTCTCGGCAAACTGGTGCAGGCCATGTAAAGCATTTGCTCCCCagcttgtgaaaatttataATAGCCTAAGAGGTACTGGTAAAAAACTAGAGATTGTATTCATCTCCTTTGATCGCGATGAGGATGGATTCAAGGAACACTTCAAGTGTATGCCATGGCTTGCAGTCCCATTTGAAGTAAACTTGCATAGACATTTGAGTGACATCTATCATGTTAATCGTATTCCATCATGTATCTCGTTGGGTTCAGATGGAATATCAGTTGAAGAAGATATGATTGGATTGATAGAAGACTTTGGCGCTGAAGCATTTCCCTTCACCAGGGAAAGATTTGACGAACTGAGGTCTATCGATGATGCAAAGCGCCAGGGAGGAAAATTACAGCAACTTCTGGCACATGAAGGACGGAACTATGTTTTATCAGGAGATACTAGAAAG ATATTTGTATCTGAACTTGTTGGCAAGACAATAGGCCTTTACTTTGGCGCACACTGGTGCCCTCCAAGCCGTGCCTTCACTACGCAACTTATCCAAAATTACAACGAGATCATAACCACCAATGATGGATGCTTTGAAATTATCTTAGTCTCTACAGACCGAGACCTTAAAGAATTTAATACCAACCTAAGTAACATGCCATGGCTTGCTATTCCATACGAGGACAGGACACGGCAAGACCTTTGCAGGATCTTTAACATTAAAGGGATTCCAGCTTTGGTCATTATTGGACAAGATGGGAAGATCATTAGCACAGATGGGAAAGCCATGATTTCCTTATATGGTGCTAAGGCTTTCCCATTTACAGAGTCAAGGATTACAGAGATCGAAGCAACTTTGAAGGAGGAAGGAGATGCATTACCTCGGCAAGTAAAAGATATAAAGCACCAACATGCTCTGAAGTTGGACATGGCAAAAGCATATGTATGTGACTGCTGCAACGGGCAAGGCAAGTTCTGGGCATTCTCTTGTGATGTGTGTGATTATGACCTTCATCCAGCATGTGTAGAAGAGGCATGCTCAGACTGTTTAATGAAAGTTGGCGATATTAATTCAACAGCCTAA
- the LOC133688257 gene encoding RNA-binding protein 208-like isoform X2 — translation MYHQHHHPALVAAAMSQMEPIPGGNLPPGFDSSSCRSVYVGNIHVNVTDKLLAEVFATAGPLAGCKLIRKDKSSYGFVDYHDRSSAALAIMTLHGRQLYGEALKVNWAYASGQREDTSGHFHIFVGDLSPEVTDATLYACFSVFPSCSDARVMWDHKTGRSKGYGFVSFRNQQEAQSAINDLTGKWLGNRQIRCNWATKGVGSNEDKQNSDTQNAVVLTNGSSGSQENTNEEAPENNPAYTTVYVGNLSHVVTQAELHGNFHALGAGVIEEVRVQRDKGFGFVRYNTHEEAAFAIQMGNGKIVCGKPMKCSWGSKPTPPGTASNPLPPPAQPYQIAPSTGINQGYSAADLLAYQRQLALSQAAASGLSGQALVQLTGQHGLSAASMGLSSSGSQALYDGYPNSLAAAQQLMYYR, via the exons ATGTATCATCAGCATCACCATCCCGCCCTCGTCGCCGCTGCCATGTCTCag ATGGAGCCCATCCCCGGTGGGAATCTGCCTCCTGGTTTTGATTCTTCTTCTTGTCGCAGCGT TTATGTTGGAAATATTCATGTCAACGTCACTGACAAACTTCTTGCTGAAGTTTTCGCCACTGCCGGCCCTCTTGCTGGATGCAAACTCATCAGGAAGGATAAg TCATCATACGGTTTTGTGGACTACCATGACCGATCATCTGCAGCACTTGCAATAATGACATTGCATGGACGCCAACT TTACGGTGAGGCACTTAAAGTGAATTGGGCATATGCCAGCGGCCAAAGAGAGGACACATCAG GGCATTTCCACATATTTGTTGGTGATTTGAGTCCAGAGGTTACTGATGCAACTTTATATGCGTGCTTCTCAGTCTTTCCTAGTTGCTC TGACGCAAGGGTCATGTGGGATCACAAAACTGGACGCTCAAAAGGATATGGCTTTGTTTCATTCCGTAATCAGCAG GAGGCACAAAGTGCTATTAATGACTTAACTG GTAAATGGCTTGGAAACAGGCAGATAAGATGCAATTGGGCAACTAAAGGTGTTGGTTCCAATGAAGATAAGCAAAACAGTGATACCCAAAATGCAGTTGTTCTTACTAATGGATCTTCAG GAAGTCAGGAAAACACTAATGAGGAGGCTCCTGAAAACAATCCTGCATATACCACTGTCTATGTCGGCAATCTTTCTCATGTG GTTACTCAAGCTGAGCTGCATGGTAATTTTCATGCCCTTGGGGCTGGAGTAATTGAGGAGGTGCGTGTCCAGAGAGATAAAGGTTTTGGATTTGTTAGATACAACACTCATGAAGAAGCAGCCTTCGCCATTCAAATGGGCAATGGAAAGATAGTTTGTGGAAAGCCCATGAAG TGCTCATGGGGTAGCAAGCCAACCCCTCCAGGAACTGCTTCAAATCCATTGCCACCTCCAGCTCAACCATATCAGATCGCTCCATCAACTGGTATAAACCAAGGCTACTCTGCAGCTGATTTGTTGGCCTATCAGCGCCAACTTGCCTTAAGCCAGGCAGCTGCATCTGGCCTTTCAGGCCAAGCTCTTGTACAGCTGACCGGACAACATGGCCTATCTGCAGCTTCAATGGGCTTGAGCTCCAGTGGGTCCCAAGCTCTGTATGATGGGTATCCTAACAGTTTGGCAGCAGCTCAGCAGCTCATGTATTACCGTTAA